In Flavobacterium sp. WV_118_3, one DNA window encodes the following:
- a CDS encoding ribonuclease Z, which produces MKVEEKGHTIIIKDTEGNIQTFLGKVTDQHNSYKNHNLILDVTQDESVTIASLKLCSPLSKIHKKGKKSFVIVANTIDFNSVPASLLVVPTLLEAHDMIEMEEIERDLGF; this is translated from the coding sequence ATGAAAGTAGAAGAGAAAGGTCATACCATTATCATCAAAGATACCGAAGGAAACATCCAGACTTTTCTGGGAAAAGTTACGGATCAGCACAATAGTTACAAAAATCACAACCTGATTTTGGATGTAACTCAGGATGAAAGTGTAACCATAGCCTCCTTAAAATTATGTTCCCCTTTGTCTAAAATCCATAAAAAAGGGAAAAAGTCTTTTGTAATAGTCGCGAATACTATCGATTTTAATAGTGTTCCGGCCTCTCTTTTGGTTGTTCCAACACTGTTGGAAGCACATGATATGATTGAAATGGAAGAGATCGAACGCGATTTAGGCTTTTAA
- a CDS encoding type IX secretion system membrane protein PorP/SprF, with the protein MKTYLILFALILMGTTGYSQQDSQYTQYMYNTITINPAYAGSRGAMSIFGMYRRQWVGLDGAPTTATASINTPINESNVGLGLSFINDQIGPATENNISVDVSYSIQASEDYTVSFGIKGTANLFSLDINKLNIQHQGDPQFQNLNMDFSPNVGAGIYVHSDNTYFGLSVPNFLETKHYKDNSVSVTKERLHYYFIAGHVFDFSSELKFKPALLVKAVEGAPLQVDVSGNFLISDKLTLGVAYRWDAAVSALAGFQVSDSWFIGYAYDAETTRLANYNSGSHEIFLRFEFFNNYNRVLTPRFF; encoded by the coding sequence ATGAAAACATATCTTATATTATTCGCACTGATATTGATGGGTACCACCGGATATTCGCAACAGGACTCGCAATATACTCAGTATATGTACAATACAATTACTATTAATCCGGCCTATGCGGGTTCGCGTGGCGCGATGAGTATTTTTGGAATGTACAGACGGCAATGGGTCGGATTAGACGGAGCACCAACTACGGCTACCGCGTCAATCAACACACCTATCAATGAATCGAATGTAGGTTTAGGCTTGTCATTTATTAATGATCAAATAGGTCCGGCTACCGAGAACAATATCTCGGTAGACGTTTCCTATAGTATACAAGCATCAGAAGACTATACCGTTTCCTTTGGAATAAAAGGAACGGCCAATCTGTTTAGCCTGGATATTAACAAACTGAATATCCAACACCAGGGCGATCCACAGTTTCAAAATCTAAATATGGATTTTAGTCCTAATGTGGGTGCCGGAATTTATGTGCATTCCGATAACACCTATTTTGGTTTGTCGGTCCCTAATTTTCTGGAAACCAAACATTATAAAGACAATTCTGTTTCGGTAACCAAAGAGCGACTACACTATTATTTTATCGCAGGACATGTGTTTGATTTTAGCAGTGAATTAAAATTCAAACCGGCCTTGTTGGTAAAAGCGGTAGAAGGCGCACCGTTACAGGTTGACGTATCCGGAAACTTTCTGATTAGTGACAAACTTACCCTTGGTGTGGCCTATCGTTGGGATGCTGCCGTAAGTGCACTGGCCGGATTTCAGGTATCCGATTCCTGGTTTATCGGCTATGCTTATGATGCAGAAACTACCCGATTAGCGAATTACAATTCGGGATCCCATGAGATTTTCCTCCGTTTCGAGTTTTTCAATAACTATAACCGGGTGTTAACGCCTCGTTTCTTCTAA
- a CDS encoding OmpA family protein, which yields MKKIVILLFVFIGTTVSFAQKARINNADKKYDHYAYIDAIKVYEKVAEKGYKSANLFENLGNAYYFNGELDKAEKWYGELFALNQIIEPIYYFRYSQALKSVGQYDKADQMLAAFYQKTDDPAASELLNNPDYAKKLREDSGRFKVENSGTNTKYSDYGPAFFNNDVVFASARDTGGVFHRKHRWTNQYFTKLYAAQISDDGYLAPAQKFSENIDTRFHESTPVFTKDGTTMYFTRNNYNNGKKGKSSDRIVKLKIYKAVLSEGKWDNVTEMPFNSNNYSTAHPALSPDEKTLYFSSDMPGSLGNSDIYKVAINSDGTYGKPENLGKTINTSGRETFPFVSQKNELYFASDGHLGIGGLDIFKSKILAAGYSKPENLGSPLNSPKDDFALIMNSQKQTGYFSSNRDGGQGSDDIYKVQEFRCEQLLKGIITDKESGLPLANAKVSLFDANMKPIGSMQTDSGGLYRFETIDCDKTYYVRAENDGYQTREVSVIIPAKTGETIVNIELEKKAIPIEPGIDLAKVLDIEIIYFDLDKWNIRPDAEVELQKVITVLKEHPTITLDIRSHTDSRQTHKYNERLSDRRAKSTLEYMVKHGIDRNRLTAKGYGETQLVNRCSDGVPCSEAEHQKNRRSEFIVIKM from the coding sequence ATGAAAAAAATAGTTATACTTCTGTTTGTTTTTATCGGTACAACTGTTTCCTTTGCCCAAAAAGCCAGGATTAACAACGCCGATAAAAAATACGACCACTATGCCTATATAGACGCGATCAAAGTTTACGAAAAAGTGGCAGAAAAAGGATATAAATCCGCAAACCTGTTCGAAAATCTTGGAAATGCCTATTATTTTAATGGCGAATTGGACAAGGCCGAAAAATGGTATGGGGAGCTTTTTGCACTCAACCAAATCATCGAACCGATCTATTATTTCCGTTATTCTCAGGCTTTAAAATCGGTGGGACAATACGACAAAGCCGATCAGATGCTCGCTGCTTTCTATCAGAAAACCGACGATCCCGCGGCTAGTGAACTGCTCAATAATCCGGATTATGCTAAAAAATTGCGTGAAGATTCCGGACGTTTTAAAGTGGAAAATTCCGGAACGAATACCAAATATTCCGATTATGGTCCGGCGTTTTTTAATAACGATGTCGTTTTTGCTTCGGCCCGCGATACCGGTGGTGTGTTTCATCGCAAACACCGATGGACGAATCAATATTTCACTAAACTTTATGCGGCTCAGATCTCCGATGACGGTTACCTGGCTCCTGCTCAAAAGTTTTCGGAAAATATTGATACCCGCTTCCACGAATCGACGCCGGTATTTACGAAAGACGGCACTACGATGTATTTTACCCGAAACAATTATAACAATGGTAAAAAAGGAAAAAGTTCCGACCGGATCGTAAAACTGAAAATCTATAAGGCGGTACTTTCTGAAGGAAAATGGGACAATGTGACCGAAATGCCGTTTAACAGTAACAACTACAGTACGGCACATCCGGCATTGAGTCCGGATGAAAAAACACTGTATTTTTCATCCGATATGCCCGGTAGTCTTGGAAACTCCGATATCTATAAAGTAGCCATCAATAGCGATGGAACCTATGGAAAACCGGAAAATCTGGGGAAAACGATCAATACGTCCGGAAGGGAAACCTTTCCGTTTGTATCGCAAAAAAACGAACTGTATTTTGCCTCCGACGGACATTTAGGAATTGGCGGATTGGATATTTTTAAATCCAAAATTCTGGCAGCTGGTTATTCGAAACCTGAAAATCTGGGAAGTCCGCTAAACAGTCCAAAAGATGATTTTGCGTTGATCATGAATAGTCAGAAACAAACGGGTTATTTTAGTTCCAATCGCGATGGCGGACAAGGATCGGATGATATTTATAAGGTTCAGGAATTCCGATGTGAACAACTTTTAAAAGGAATAATCACCGATAAAGAAAGTGGATTACCATTAGCGAATGCCAAAGTATCCCTTTTTGATGCCAACATGAAACCCATCGGCTCTATGCAAACCGATTCCGGCGGATTGTATCGTTTTGAAACGATCGATTGTGACAAAACCTATTATGTCAGAGCCGAAAATGACGGTTATCAGACGCGGGAAGTTAGTGTGATCATACCGGCCAAAACAGGTGAAACCATAGTAAACATCGAACTGGAGAAAAAAGCTATTCCTATCGAACCGGGTATCGATCTGGCTAAAGTACTGGATATCGAAATCATCTATTTTGATCTGGATAAATGGAATATCCGTCCGGATGCCGAAGTGGAACTTCAAAAAGTAATTACCGTTCTAAAAGAACATCCGACGATAACCCTCGATATTCGCTCACATACCGATAGTCGTCAGACGCATAAATACAACGAGCGTTTGTCTGACAGAAGAGCAAAATCGACTCTGGAATATATGGTAAAACACGGTATCGATCGCAATCGACTCACCGCCAAAGGTTATGGCGAAACACAACTGGTAAACCGTTGTTCCGACGGTGTTCCCTGCTCTGAAGCCGAACACCAAAAAAACCGACGCAGCGAATTTATCGTCATAAAAATGTAA
- a CDS encoding Crp/Fnr family transcriptional regulator, producing MTAALPNLKNYLQSKAGITEEQFEALTQNLKTATIEKGAILLKQGEICHHSFFVEQGLLRSYTIDDSGKEHIIQFATESWIISDRSSIFFNEPSDFFIDAVEPTIFVYLDQPFIHRASEMSTAFRIFNEKALQNHIRHLQKRINLLLAATAEQRYLDFIKLYPDVTLRVPQWMIASYLGITPESLSRVRKELAKRNFKPY from the coding sequence ATGACAGCCGCATTACCCAATCTAAAAAACTACCTGCAATCCAAAGCCGGGATAACAGAAGAACAATTCGAAGCGCTGACCCAAAATCTAAAAACTGCTACAATTGAAAAAGGAGCGATACTACTCAAACAGGGCGAAATTTGTCACCATTCTTTTTTTGTAGAACAGGGTTTGCTCCGCTCCTATACTATTGATGATTCCGGAAAAGAACACATCATTCAGTTTGCCACCGAAAGCTGGATTATCAGCGACCGGAGTAGTATCTTTTTTAATGAACCGTCCGATTTTTTTATCGATGCGGTCGAGCCGACCATTTTTGTTTATCTGGACCAGCCATTTATCCACCGGGCGTCCGAAATGAGTACCGCATTCCGTATTTTTAACGAAAAGGCACTGCAAAATCATATCCGGCATTTACAAAAACGAATTAACCTGTTACTTGCCGCTACTGCCGAACAACGGTATCTTGACTTTATAAAGCTATATCCGGATGTAACCCTACGCGTTCCGCAATGGATGATCGCTTCGTATCTGGGCATTACGCCCGAAAGTTTAAGTCGTGTACGGAAAGAACTCGCCAAACGCAATTTCAAACCCTATTGA
- a CDS encoding aspartate carbamoyltransferase catalytic subunit: MKELSVNHLLGIKYINKNDIDLIFETADHFKEVINRPIKKVPSLRDVTIANIFFENSTRTKLSFELAQKRLSADVISFSAAQSSVKKGETLIDTVNNILSMKVDMVVMRHSNPGAAHFLSQNVNASIVNAGDGAHEHPTQALLDSFSIREKLGEVAGKKIVIVGDILHSRVALSNIFALQMQGAEVKVCGPNTLIPKYIESLGVKVEPNLRKALEWCDVANMLRVQNERMDVNYFPSTREYAQQYGVDKALLDSLNKEIIIMHPGPINRGVEITSDVADSQQSVILNQVENGVAIRMAVIYLLASKIK, from the coding sequence ATGAAAGAGTTAAGTGTCAATCATTTACTTGGAATAAAATACATCAATAAAAACGATATCGATCTGATTTTTGAAACGGCAGATCATTTTAAAGAAGTAATTAACCGTCCGATTAAAAAAGTACCTTCGTTACGCGATGTAACTATTGCGAATATTTTCTTCGAAAACAGTACACGAACAAAATTGTCGTTCGAATTGGCGCAGAAACGTTTATCGGCCGATGTAATCAGTTTTTCCGCAGCACAATCGTCTGTAAAAAAAGGGGAGACCTTAATCGATACGGTAAACAATATCCTTTCGATGAAAGTCGATATGGTGGTTATGCGGCACAGTAATCCGGGTGCAGCACATTTTCTGTCGCAAAATGTAAACGCCAGTATTGTAAATGCCGGCGACGGTGCACACGAACATCCGACACAAGCCTTACTGGATAGTTTTTCCATTCGTGAAAAATTAGGTGAAGTAGCCGGAAAGAAAATCGTAATCGTAGGGGATATTTTGCACTCCCGAGTGGCGTTGTCGAATATTTTCGCCCTGCAAATGCAAGGTGCCGAAGTTAAGGTATGCGGACCCAATACGCTAATTCCGAAGTATATTGAAAGTCTTGGTGTAAAAGTTGAACCAAACCTACGCAAAGCATTGGAATGGTGTGATGTAGCAAATATGTTACGCGTTCAGAACGAACGAATGGATGTGAATTATTTCCCGTCTACACGTGAGTATGCACAGCAATATGGTGTCGATAAAGCCTTACTGGATTCCTTAAATAAAGAAATTATAATCATGCACCCGGGACCGATTAATCGCGGTGTTGAAATCACTTCAGATGTAGCCGATTCACAACAATCTGTAATTCTGAATCAAGTCGAAAATGGTGTCGCTATCCGAATGGCGGTTATCTATTTGCTGGCTTCAAAAATTAAATAG
- the pyrR gene encoding bifunctional pyr operon transcriptional regulator/uracil phosphoribosyltransferase PyrR — MSQKILLTSKEVNIILHRLACQLIEKHLDFTNTILIGIQPRGKYLAERIKQLLEDEYQVKDVALGFLDITFFRDDFRRNEKPLEANKTQIDFLVEDKKVVFIDDVLYTGRSIRSALTAIQSFGRPSEIELLVLIDRRFSRHLPIQPDYRGRQVDAINNERVIVNWKQNEGADEVLLVSKTTTN; from the coding sequence ATGAGTCAAAAAATATTGCTCACTTCGAAAGAAGTCAATATCATTCTGCACCGTTTGGCCTGTCAGTTAATCGAGAAACATCTTGATTTTACAAACACTATTCTTATCGGGATTCAACCCAGAGGGAAGTATTTAGCAGAACGAATCAAACAACTTTTAGAGGATGAATATCAGGTAAAAGACGTAGCACTCGGATTTTTGGATATCACATTTTTCAGAGATGATTTCCGTCGGAATGAAAAACCGCTGGAAGCCAATAAAACCCAGATTGATTTCCTGGTGGAAGACAAAAAAGTGGTTTTTATCGACGACGTTTTATATACGGGACGTAGTATCCGATCGGCTTTAACCGCGATTCAATCGTTTGGGCGACCATCGGAAATTGAGTTACTGGTATTGATCGACCGTCGTTTTAGCCGTCATTTACCAATCCAACCGGATTACCGCGGACGACAGGTGGATGCTATTAACAACGAAAGGGTGATCGTAAACTGGAAACAGAATGAAGGAGCCGATGAAGTCCTTTTAGTGTCTAAAACAACAACTAATTAA
- a CDS encoding CAP domain-containing protein, with the protein MLMRLMRGASVLMCFLMMASCSTESANESPTDYKVVNNFTYNQEELQIEQKINEYRISKGLTPLDKINHISYLSEGHDDYMITTKIVDHSYFNEREQNLKATLGAKKVGENIAYGYETISSTFNAWLNSDLHRMNIEGDYTNFGVAVRKDNNGTMYITNIFIKK; encoded by the coding sequence ATGCTTATGAGATTAATGCGTGGCGCATCGGTATTGATGTGCTTTTTGATGATGGCTTCCTGTTCGACAGAAAGTGCCAATGAATCCCCTACGGATTATAAAGTAGTAAATAATTTTACGTACAATCAGGAAGAGTTACAGATTGAACAGAAAATTAATGAGTATCGGATTAGTAAAGGATTAACGCCTTTAGACAAGATCAATCATATTTCGTATTTGTCGGAAGGACACGATGACTATATGATTACCACTAAAATTGTGGATCATTCCTATTTTAATGAACGGGAACAAAACCTGAAAGCCACATTGGGCGCTAAAAAAGTAGGTGAAAATATTGCCTATGGTTACGAAACCATTTCGTCCACTTTTAATGCCTGGCTAAACAGTGATTTGCACCGGATGAATATTGAAGGGGATTATACTAATTTTGGCGTTGCCGTTCGTAAAGATAACAACGGTACTATGTATATCACCAATATTTTTATTAAAAAATAA
- a CDS encoding ribonuclease Z has protein sequence MKVTILGCYAATPRTITNPTAQVLEIQNRMFLIDCGEGTQVQLRKNKIRFSKIEHIFISHLHGDHFYGLVGLISTFMLLNRVADLHVYGPKGIKEVILLQLRLSGSFTGYNLYFHELESTESEVVYEDDKVLVRTIPLKHRVYTNGYHFQEKEKERKLDINAILNYGIDQCYYQKIKNGGDITLDDGTVIPNKKITSDPEPPKSYAFCSDTVYDETLVPLIEQTTVLYHESTFLESEAHLAEKTLHTTAKQAANIARLANVKQLLLGHYSTRYEKISLFREEAETIFPNVLLSDDGKVFEF, from the coding sequence ATGAAAGTAACCATATTGGGCTGTTATGCAGCCACACCCCGAACTATTACCAATCCGACCGCACAGGTTTTAGAAATTCAGAACCGGATGTTTCTGATCGATTGTGGCGAAGGTACGCAGGTGCAGTTACGTAAAAATAAAATTCGGTTTTCAAAAATCGAACATATTTTTATTTCCCATTTGCACGGCGATCATTTTTATGGTTTGGTTGGATTAATCTCCACTTTTATGCTCCTAAACCGGGTGGCCGATCTACATGTTTACGGACCAAAAGGAATCAAAGAAGTCATCCTGCTACAATTGCGTTTGTCCGGTTCGTTTACCGGTTATAACCTCTATTTCCACGAACTGGAAAGCACCGAAAGTGAAGTGGTTTATGAAGATGATAAAGTTTTGGTGCGAACCATTCCGCTAAAACACCGTGTATATACGAATGGTTATCATTTTCAGGAAAAAGAAAAAGAACGCAAACTCGACATCAATGCCATTTTGAATTACGGGATTGATCAATGTTACTATCAGAAAATTAAAAACGGGGGCGATATCACGTTAGACGATGGTACCGTTATCCCAAATAAAAAGATTACATCCGATCCGGAACCGCCAAAAAGCTATGCTTTTTGTTCTGATACAGTGTACGATGAAACCCTTGTTCCTCTGATTGAACAAACTACAGTACTTTACCACGAAAGCACCTTTCTGGAGTCAGAAGCGCATCTGGCCGAAAAAACCCTGCATACTACGGCAAAACAGGCGGCAAATATCGCCCGATTGGCGAACGTAAAACAGCTTTTATTGGGACATTATTCAACCCGATATGAAAAAATAAGTCTGTTCCGCGAGGAAGCCGAAACGATTTTTCCAAATGTGTTGTTGAGTGACGACGGAAAAGTGTTCGAATTTTAA
- the pdxH gene encoding pyridoxamine 5'-phosphate oxidase, producing MSDLSNYRKSYEKSALVETTIPEDPINLFQRWFYEVEDFGGIEEVNAMTVSTIGLDGFPKSRIVLLKKFNEEGFIFFTNYNSEKGKAIQANPHICLSFFWPTAERQVIIKGIAEKTSETVSDNYFDSRPDGSKLGAIASDQSDVIPSRDYLEQKLADLEKAYEGKVIPRPEHWGGFLVRPVEVEFWQGRPNRLHDRIRYSLEADYHWKMERLSS from the coding sequence ATGAGTGATTTGAGCAACTACAGAAAGTCCTACGAAAAATCGGCTTTGGTCGAAACCACTATTCCGGAAGATCCAATCAATCTTTTCCAGCGCTGGTTTTATGAAGTGGAAGATTTTGGCGGTATCGAAGAAGTGAATGCGATGACCGTATCGACGATTGGTTTGGATGGTTTTCCGAAATCGCGAATTGTTCTGCTAAAAAAATTCAACGAGGAAGGTTTTATCTTTTTTACCAATTATAATTCTGAAAAAGGAAAGGCTATACAGGCCAATCCGCATATTTGCTTGTCTTTTTTCTGGCCTACAGCCGAAAGACAGGTGATCATTAAAGGAATTGCTGAAAAAACGTCTGAAACGGTATCCGATAATTATTTCGACAGTCGACCGGATGGGAGTAAATTAGGCGCTATTGCATCCGATCAGAGCGATGTTATTCCATCCCGCGATTATCTGGAACAAAAACTGGCCGATCTCGAAAAAGCCTACGAGGGGAAAGTTATTCCGCGTCCGGAGCACTGGGGCGGTTTTCTGGTTCGTCCGGTAGAAGTAGAGTTCTGGCAAGGACGTCCCAACCGTCTTCACGATCGTATCCGCTATTCGTTGGAAGCGGATTATCACTGGAAAATGGAGCGTCTTTCATCCTAA
- a CDS encoding pirin family protein produces the protein MATKNIEIVVAPRTPHFVGDGFRVHNFIPSGYHLDMERMSPFIMMDYNSKYHFAPSEIPRGVGVHPHRGFETVTIAYKGKVAHHDSSGNSGVIGEGDVQWMTAASGVLHKEYHEKEFSKTGGEFQMVQLWVNLPAKDKMSQPKYQGITNDQIEKYILPDNAGLVEVIAGEYQNVKGAASTFTPVHLQNAKLNKGGKAVFSFPADYNTALLVIQGSIKVNGTEEIPTDHFVLFENQGEDFSIEALENDTIVLILSGAPINEPIAAHGPFVMNTREEIIQAFEDVNMGRFGYLED, from the coding sequence ATGGCAACAAAAAATATTGAAATCGTAGTTGCACCCAGAACCCCGCATTTTGTAGGCGACGGTTTTCGTGTGCACAATTTTATTCCAAGTGGCTATCATTTGGATATGGAACGTATGAGTCCGTTTATTATGATGGACTATAATTCCAAATACCACTTTGCCCCTTCCGAAATCCCAAGAGGTGTTGGCGTGCATCCGCACCGTGGCTTTGAAACGGTTACCATCGCCTATAAAGGAAAAGTAGCCCACCACGACAGTTCGGGAAACAGCGGTGTGATTGGTGAAGGCGATGTACAATGGATGACGGCTGCTTCGGGTGTATTACACAAAGAATACCACGAAAAAGAATTTAGCAAAACCGGCGGTGAATTCCAGATGGTACAATTATGGGTAAACCTTCCGGCCAAAGACAAAATGTCCCAACCGAAATACCAGGGTATCACCAATGATCAGATTGAAAAATACATTTTACCGGACAATGCCGGATTAGTTGAAGTCATCGCTGGAGAATACCAAAATGTAAAAGGCGCTGCGTCTACATTTACACCGGTACACCTGCAAAATGCAAAATTGAACAAAGGCGGAAAAGCCGTATTTTCATTTCCAGCGGACTATAATACCGCTTTGTTAGTAATTCAAGGTAGTATCAAAGTAAACGGGACAGAAGAAATCCCAACCGATCATTTTGTACTATTTGAAAACCAAGGGGAAGATTTTTCGATAGAAGCCTTGGAAAATGACACGATTGTATTAATTTTAAGCGGAGCCCCGATTAACGAACCAATTGCCGCACATGGGCCGTTTGTTATGAACACCCGCGAGGAAATTATTCAGGCTTTTGAAGACGTTAATATGGGTCGTTTCGGTTATCTTGAAGACTAA